The following are from one region of the Alicyclobacillus fastidiosus genome:
- the nusA gene encoding transcription termination factor NusA — protein sequence MNVDFLEALEQLAREKGIDKEVLLEAIEAALISGYKRNFNSAANVRVDIHRDSGEVRVFARKNVVEEPGDTRLEISLDAARDMNPNYQVGDVVEIEVTPRDFGRIAAQTAKQVVTQRIREAERTVIYGKFVDREEEVVTGIVARIDPRVVYVDLGETEAILPHSEQMPTDKLQMGDRIKVFISRVERTTKGPQIVVSRSHPGLLKRLFELEVPEIYDGVVEIKAVSREAGYRSKIAVHSRNPEVDPIGACVGTRGVRVQSVVTELNGEKVDIIEWSEDPGTFVANALSPAKVMEVQIDEEEKVARTIVPDYQLSLAIGKEGQNARLAARLTGWKIDIKSESQASETGLFSELDNVSEEDDDDFGKLSDDWLTEP from the coding sequence ATGAACGTTGACTTTTTAGAGGCGCTGGAACAACTGGCGCGTGAAAAAGGGATCGATAAGGAAGTACTCCTAGAAGCGATTGAAGCTGCTCTCATCTCTGGTTATAAACGAAACTTTAACTCCGCTGCGAATGTGCGCGTAGACATCCATCGGGACAGCGGCGAAGTTCGCGTGTTCGCGCGCAAGAACGTGGTCGAGGAGCCAGGGGATACGCGGCTGGAAATTTCCTTGGACGCGGCGCGGGACATGAACCCGAACTACCAGGTCGGGGACGTCGTCGAGATCGAAGTGACGCCGCGGGATTTCGGGCGCATCGCTGCACAGACCGCAAAGCAAGTGGTGACGCAGCGGATTCGCGAGGCGGAGCGCACGGTCATCTACGGGAAGTTCGTCGACCGCGAGGAAGAAGTGGTGACGGGCATTGTCGCGAGAATCGACCCGCGCGTAGTATATGTGGACCTTGGCGAAACGGAGGCCATTCTTCCGCACTCCGAGCAGATGCCGACGGACAAATTGCAGATGGGTGACCGCATCAAGGTGTTCATCTCGCGCGTCGAGCGAACGACTAAGGGACCGCAAATCGTGGTCTCGCGCAGCCACCCAGGGCTGTTGAAGCGGCTGTTTGAACTCGAGGTGCCGGAGATTTACGACGGAGTGGTCGAGATCAAAGCCGTATCTCGAGAAGCGGGGTACCGCTCGAAGATCGCCGTTCATTCGCGCAATCCAGAGGTCGATCCCATCGGCGCCTGCGTCGGCACACGAGGTGTGCGAGTACAGTCGGTCGTGACCGAGTTGAACGGTGAAAAGGTCGACATCATCGAGTGGAGTGAAGACCCTGGTACATTCGTCGCCAACGCCTTGTCTCCGGCCAAGGTGATGGAAGTGCAAATCGACGAAGAGGAAAAGGTGGCGCGAACGATTGTGCCGGACTACCAGCTTTCTCTGGCGATTGGCAAGGAAGGCCAAAACGCACGTTTGGCGGCGCGCCTGACGGGCTGGAAGATCGATATCAAGAGTGAGTCACAGGCGTCTGAGACGGGGTTGTTTAGCGAACTGGACAACGTGTCCGAGGAAGACGATGACGATTTTGGGAAGCTGTCGGACGATTGGCTGACAGAACCCTGA
- the rimP gene encoding ribosome maturation factor RimP: protein MPKERVTDIVERLVTPIAEAQHVELVDVEYKKEGANWYLRVFIDKPEGVDIDDCSRVSEQLSEQLDIVDPIPNAYFLEVSSPGAERPLKKPADFARAVGEYVHISLYEPLDGQKAFEGVLRNYEESELTLEVRVKTRSKEVTIPTEKIAQARLAVQL, encoded by the coding sequence GTGCCAAAAGAACGTGTGACTGACATTGTGGAGCGATTGGTGACACCAATCGCAGAAGCACAACACGTTGAGCTAGTTGATGTGGAATATAAAAAGGAAGGTGCCAACTGGTATCTCCGCGTCTTCATCGACAAACCGGAAGGTGTGGACATCGACGACTGCAGCCGGGTCAGCGAACAACTGTCTGAACAGCTTGATATCGTGGATCCGATTCCGAACGCGTACTTCCTCGAAGTGTCGTCCCCGGGCGCTGAGCGTCCGCTGAAAAAGCCGGCGGATTTTGCGCGCGCGGTTGGCGAATACGTACACATTTCGCTGTACGAACCCCTGGACGGGCAGAAAGCGTTCGAGGGGGTTTTGCGCAACTACGAGGAGTCGGAATTGACGCTCGAAGTTCGCGTCAAGACGCGGTCGAAAGAGGTCACCATCCCGACGGAAAAGATTGCGCAGGCCAGACTCGCCGTGCAACTCTAG
- a CDS encoding ribosomal L7Ae/L30e/S12e/Gadd45 family protein, which translates to MSVGLVDKVFGLIGLARRAGAIVDGQERILAAIASAQAKLVVVTEDAGANGRKKLHDKANTYGVPCVTFANKVQLGRAIGRDAVAAIAVSDAGFAAKLLERFGELNGGGAFDESSSI; encoded by the coding sequence GTGAGTGTAGGGCTCGTCGATAAAGTATTTGGACTCATCGGCCTCGCGCGGCGCGCTGGTGCCATCGTTGACGGACAGGAGCGAATTCTTGCGGCCATCGCGTCGGCCCAGGCAAAACTCGTCGTCGTGACTGAAGATGCGGGTGCCAACGGTCGCAAAAAGCTGCACGACAAAGCGAACACGTATGGGGTTCCTTGTGTCACGTTTGCGAACAAGGTTCAGTTGGGTCGAGCGATTGGTCGGGACGCAGTGGCTGCCATCGCGGTGAGTGACGCTGGATTTGCAGCGAAGTTGCTGGAACGATTCGGGGAACTAAACGGGGGTGGAGCGTTTGACGAAAGTTCGAGTATATGA
- a CDS encoding YlxR family protein, with protein sequence MATVRKVPLRKCVGCQEMKPKRELIRVVHTPENEVLIDPTGKKNGRGAYLCLSESCLAMAQKRKSLERALKTNIPDVVYAQLSQQLQEAVNPS encoded by the coding sequence ATGGCGACGGTTCGGAAAGTGCCTTTGCGCAAGTGCGTCGGCTGTCAGGAGATGAAGCCAAAACGCGAGCTCATTCGCGTAGTTCACACCCCGGAGAACGAAGTGCTCATCGATCCGACGGGGAAGAAGAACGGTCGCGGGGCCTACCTGTGCCTAAGCGAATCGTGCTTGGCGATGGCACAGAAGCGCAAGTCCCTGGAGCGCGCGCTCAAGACGAATATCCCTGACGTCGTGTACGCCCAACTATCCCAGCAGTTACAAGAGGCGGTGAATCCATCGTGA